One Meiothermus sp. QL-1 DNA segment encodes these proteins:
- a CDS encoding nucleoside hydrolase, with translation MARKIILDCDPGHDDAIAMMLALASPELEVLGITTVYGNVALERTTHNALVVLEVLGKHVPVYPGAERPLVRERISAELVHGTSGLAGPVLPTPSQKPEPLHAVQFIIEQIERYPGEVTLVPVGPLTNLALALRLAPRIAPKIQQIVLMGGSVDLGNWSPSAEFNILADPHAARIVFSAGVPLVMMGLNLTHQTVAHPERLARFRALGNRAGVFVAELLEFFRLHHQKRYGWDGAPIHDACAVAYLLRPEIFRTERFYVEVEANEGLCFGRTVCDFWRITGQAPNCTVGLGIDVEGFYRLLLERLARLR, from the coding sequence GTGGCGCGCAAGATCATCCTGGACTGCGACCCCGGCCACGACGACGCCATTGCTATGATGCTGGCCCTGGCCAGCCCGGAGCTGGAGGTCCTGGGGATCACCACGGTGTACGGCAACGTGGCCCTGGAACGCACCACCCACAACGCCCTGGTGGTGCTCGAGGTGCTCGGCAAGCACGTCCCGGTCTACCCAGGGGCCGAGCGGCCTTTGGTGCGGGAGCGCATCAGCGCCGAGCTGGTGCACGGCACCTCGGGGCTGGCCGGGCCCGTTCTGCCCACCCCAAGCCAGAAACCCGAGCCCCTCCATGCCGTCCAGTTCATCATCGAGCAAATAGAGCGCTACCCTGGCGAGGTCACCCTGGTGCCGGTGGGGCCCCTGACCAACCTGGCCCTAGCCCTGCGGCTCGCCCCCCGCATCGCCCCCAAAATCCAGCAGATCGTGCTGATGGGGGGCTCGGTGGACCTAGGCAACTGGAGCCCCAGCGCCGAGTTCAACATCCTGGCCGACCCCCATGCGGCCAGGATTGTCTTCAGCGCCGGGGTGCCCCTGGTGATGATGGGCCTCAATCTAACCCACCAGACCGTGGCCCACCCCGAGCGGCTGGCCCGGTTTCGCGCGCTGGGCAACCGGGCTGGGGTTTTTGTCGCAGAGCTGCTGGAGTTCTTCCGCCTACACCACCAAAAGCGCTACGGCTGGGACGGCGCTCCCATCCACGACGCTTGCGCGGTGGCCTACCTGCTCCGGCCCGAAATTTTCCGCACCGAGCGGTTTTACGTGGAGGTGGAGGCCAACGAGGGGCTCTGCTTTGGCCGAACGGTCTGCGACTTCTGGCGGATCACCGGCCAGGCCCCCAACTGCACCGTGGGGCTTGGGATAGACGTCGAAGGCTTCTACCGGCTTCTGCTGGAGCGCCTGGCCCGCCTCAGGTGA
- a CDS encoding queuosine precursor transporter, whose product MRSYRYLDLITAAFVAVLIVSNIASTKVVLFGPFTFDGGTLLFPLAYIFGDILTEVYGYRRARRVIWTGFFLLLLTTLTLGLVSALPAPDDAFSQNSAEAFSTLLGLVPRIALASLVAYWVGEFANSYILARLKVATQGRWLALRTIGSTLVGQGLDTAIFLLVAFYGVWEPQLLWTVFVSNYVFKVGVEVLFTPLTYAVVGFLKRAEGEDYYDRNTRFNPFSFG is encoded by the coding sequence ATGAGAAGCTACCGCTACCTCGACCTCATCACCGCTGCCTTCGTGGCGGTGCTCATCGTCTCCAACATCGCCTCCACCAAGGTGGTGCTCTTCGGCCCCTTCACCTTCGACGGGGGCACCTTACTCTTTCCCTTGGCCTATATCTTCGGGGACATTCTCACCGAGGTCTACGGCTACCGGCGGGCCCGTCGGGTAATCTGGACGGGTTTTTTCCTTCTGCTCCTGACTACCCTCACCCTGGGCCTGGTAAGCGCTCTGCCCGCCCCTGACGACGCGTTTAGCCAGAACTCGGCCGAGGCCTTCAGCACGCTTTTGGGCCTGGTGCCGCGCATCGCCCTGGCCAGCCTGGTGGCCTACTGGGTGGGGGAGTTCGCCAACAGCTACATCCTGGCCCGGCTCAAGGTGGCCACCCAGGGGCGCTGGCTGGCCCTGCGCACCATCGGCTCGACCCTGGTGGGGCAGGGTTTGGACACGGCCATCTTTCTGCTGGTGGCCTTCTACGGGGTCTGGGAGCCCCAGCTTTTGTGGACCGTTTTCGTCTCCAACTACGTCTTCAAGGTGGGCGTCGAGGTGCTCTTCACCCCCCTCACCTACGCCGTGGTGGGCTTTTTGAAACGGGCCGAGGGCGAGGACTACTACGACCGCAACACCCGCTTCAACCCCTTCTCCTTCGGTTAG
- the hpt gene encoding hypoxanthine phosphoribosyltransferase yields the protein MFQPGKGRVQISEAQIAERIRALGAAIRQDYAGQEPHLVCVLNGAFIFMADLVRAIDLPLTLDFLAVSSYGNAEKSSGEVELIKDLRLPIAGRQVIIVEDIVDTGITLNYLLRLLEARQPASLRVAALLSKPSRRQVEVPIHYLGFEIEDAFVYGYGLDRAQRDRNLPFITSQ from the coding sequence ATCTTTCAGCCTGGCAAGGGGAGGGTGCAGATCAGCGAGGCCCAGATTGCCGAGCGCATCCGGGCCCTCGGAGCGGCCATCAGGCAGGACTACGCAGGCCAGGAACCCCATCTGGTCTGCGTGCTCAACGGGGCCTTCATCTTCATGGCCGACCTGGTGCGGGCCATCGACCTCCCCCTGACCCTGGACTTCCTGGCGGTCTCCTCCTACGGCAACGCCGAGAAGAGCAGCGGCGAGGTGGAGCTCATCAAGGACCTGCGGCTGCCCATCGCGGGCCGCCAGGTCATCATCGTGGAGGATATCGTGGACACCGGGATTACCCTAAACTACCTGCTGCGGCTCCTCGAGGCCCGGCAACCGGCCTCGCTCCGGGTGGCGGCCTTGCTCTCCAAGCCCAGCCGCCGCCAGGTAGAGGTTCCCATCCACTACCTGGGCTTTGAGATTGAGGACGCCTTCGTCTACGGCTACGGCCTGGACCGGGCCCAGCGCGACCGCAACCTGCCCTTCATCACCTCGCAATGA
- a CDS encoding pseudouridine synthase, with the protein MRLQQFLARAGIASRRKAEELIRSGRVTVNDQVAALGTVVGPNDVVRLDGERVRLPRKTVVIALHKPRGYTTTHQDPHAEKLVYSLVPPHPGLHAVGRLDKETEGLLLLTNDGQLTQLLTHPRYQVPKLYRAWCKGGRVSPAVCRRLEEGVVLEDGLARALEASPARGGVKLVIAEGRKREVRRMLQAVGCPVERLVRLAVGPIELGDLPVGGWRYLSPAEIQQLRQAAWLRIEP; encoded by the coding sequence ATGCGGCTGCAACAGTTTCTGGCCCGCGCGGGCATCGCCAGCCGCCGCAAGGCTGAGGAGCTCATACGCTCTGGGCGGGTAACGGTAAATGACCAGGTGGCGGCGCTGGGCACGGTGGTAGGGCCGAACGACGTGGTGCGGCTGGACGGTGAGCGGGTACGCCTGCCGCGCAAGACGGTGGTGATTGCGCTGCACAAACCCCGGGGCTACACCACCACCCACCAGGACCCCCACGCGGAAAAGCTGGTCTACAGCCTGGTCCCCCCCCACCCGGGGCTGCACGCGGTGGGGCGGCTGGACAAGGAGACCGAGGGGCTGCTGCTGCTCACCAACGACGGCCAGCTCACCCAGCTTTTGACCCACCCCCGGTACCAGGTGCCCAAGCTCTACCGGGCCTGGTGCAAAGGCGGCCGGGTGAGCCCGGCGGTGTGCCGCCGGCTGGAGGAGGGGGTGGTGCTGGAGGATGGGCTGGCTCGAGCCCTGGAGGCCAGCCCGGCCCGGGGCGGGGTGAAGCTGGTGATCGCTGAGGGGCGCAAGCGCGAGGTGCGCCGCATGCTGCAGGCGGTGGGCTGCCCGGTGGAGCGGCTGGTGCGGCTTGCGGTGGGGCCGATTGAGCTGGGAGACCTGCCGGTAGGGGGCTGGCGCTACCTGAGCCCCGCAGAAATTCAGCAGCTTCGCCAGGCCGCCTGGCTTAGAATCGAGCCGTGA
- the trmD gene encoding tRNA (guanosine(37)-N1)-methyltransferase TrmD, translating into MKYTILTLFPELIRPWTEESILKKAIQRGLIGVEVRDIRAYAANKHKTVDDTPYGGGAGMVMRVDVVVRAIEDAGPADEVILLTPAGVPFHQRLAEELAQKQHLVLVCGRYEGIDARVEHFVTREISIGDYVLMGGELAALVILEATARLVPGVIKEAESHRQDSFATGLLDHPHYTRPPEFRGLGVPEVLISGHHAKIAEWRRKEALRRTRLRRPDLLEKAPLSPEERAWLEQEG; encoded by the coding sequence ATGAAGTACACCATCCTGACGCTGTTCCCCGAGCTCATCCGGCCCTGGACGGAGGAGTCCATCCTGAAAAAGGCCATCCAGCGGGGGCTGATTGGGGTGGAGGTCCGGGACATCCGGGCCTACGCAGCAAACAAGCACAAAACCGTGGACGACACCCCCTACGGTGGGGGAGCGGGGATGGTGATGCGGGTGGACGTGGTGGTGCGGGCCATCGAGGACGCCGGCCCCGCCGATGAGGTCATCCTCCTTACCCCCGCAGGCGTCCCCTTCCACCAGCGCCTGGCCGAGGAACTGGCGCAAAAGCAGCACCTGGTGCTGGTCTGCGGCCGCTACGAGGGCATCGACGCCCGGGTGGAACACTTCGTGACCCGGGAGATCTCCATCGGCGACTACGTGCTCATGGGGGGGGAGCTGGCGGCTTTGGTCATCCTGGAAGCCACCGCAAGGCTCGTGCCCGGTGTCATCAAGGAGGCCGAAAGCCATCGCCAGGACTCCTTCGCCACCGGCCTGCTGGACCATCCTCACTACACCCGACCCCCAGAGTTCCGCGGGCTTGGGGTGCCCGAGGTGCTCATCTCGGGCCATCACGCCAAAATCGCCGAGTGGCGGCGCAAGGAGGCCCTGCGCCGGACCCGGCTGCGCCGCCCCGACCTCTTGGAAAAAGCCCCGCTCTCCCCCGAGGAGCGGGCCTGGCTCGAGCAGGAGGGTTGA
- the rimM gene encoding ribosome maturation factor RimM (Essential for efficient processing of 16S rRNA): MERVEIGRLGRPYGLSGGLKFRGEPVVLALKRVYLEGLGYRAIAKSENLNQEIVLYLAGVNSRDAAEALVGLRVYTDRAELPRLEEGSYYYFELIGRPVFVDGKPFGEVADMREGPQDLLVIRAQGSSLRARHRTYLVPLQAPYVRVEEGGIHIEAIPGLFD, translated from the coding sequence ATGGAACGGGTGGAGATCGGCCGGCTGGGCAGGCCCTATGGTCTCTCGGGCGGGCTTAAGTTCCGGGGGGAGCCGGTGGTGCTGGCCCTGAAGAGGGTTTACCTCGAGGGCCTGGGCTACCGGGCCATCGCCAAAAGCGAGAACCTGAACCAGGAGATCGTCCTCTACCTGGCCGGAGTGAACAGCCGCGACGCCGCCGAGGCGCTGGTGGGCCTTCGGGTCTACACCGACCGGGCCGAACTGCCCAGGCTGGAGGAGGGCAGCTACTACTACTTCGAGCTCATAGGGCGCCCGGTCTTTGTGGATGGCAAGCCCTTCGGCGAGGTGGCCGATATGCGGGAAGGGCCGCAGGACCTCTTGGTCATCCGGGCCCAGGGCAGCTCGCTCAGGGCCCGGCACCGAACCTACCTGGTACCCCTGCAAGCCCCCTACGTGCGGGTGGAGGAAGGGGGCATCCACATCGAGGCCATCCCCGGGCTTTTCGACTAG
- a CDS encoding KH domain-containing protein → MRDLVEYLAKAVVDHPGAVRVDERRGREGWVYYIETHPEDKGRLIGRQGRVIEAIRTVVRSFGKGRVNVEVR, encoded by the coding sequence ATGAGAGACCTGGTGGAGTACCTGGCCAAGGCGGTGGTGGACCACCCCGGGGCGGTACGGGTCGATGAGCGGCGGGGCCGCGAGGGCTGGGTCTACTACATCGAAACCCACCCCGAGGACAAGGGCCGCCTCATCGGGCGCCAAGGGCGGGTCATCGAGGCCATCCGGACCGTGGTGCGCTCGTTTGGCAAGGGCCGGGTGAACGTGGAAGTGCGCTAA
- the rpsP gene encoding 30S ribosomal protein S16 yields the protein MVKIRLARFGSRGNPHYRIVVMDSRTKRDGGYIERLGYYDPRKTTKDWLKLDLERVQYWLSVGAQPTDRVKKLIKLASGQ from the coding sequence ATGGTCAAGATCCGTTTAGCTCGTTTTGGCTCTAGAGGCAACCCCCACTACCGCATCGTGGTGATGGACAGCCGCACCAAGCGCGATGGCGGCTATATCGAGCGGCTGGGCTACTACGACCCCCGCAAAACCACCAAGGACTGGCTCAAGCTCGACCTGGAGCGGGTCCAGTACTGGCTCTCGGTAGGGGCCCAGCCCACCGACAGGGTGAAGAAGCTCATCAAGCTGGCCAGCGGCCAGTAG
- the ffh gene encoding signal recognition particle protein: MFETLSQRLRAAVDRLRGRGRISEADLKATLREIRVSLLEADVNLEVAKEFVQRVQEKALGRAVLESLTPAEQILAVVYEELVQMLGGEARQPVLKTEGNLWLMVGLQGSGKTTTSGKLAQFYKSKGRRPLLVAADTQRPAAREQLRILGERIGVPVLEVADGETPETTRARLQQHLTFDYRDLVIVDTAGRLQIDEALMAELARLKAVLGPSETLLVVDAMTGQEALAVARSFDERVGVSGLVLTKLDGDARGGAALSARHVTGKPIYFAGVSEKLEGLEPFYPDRLAQRILGMGDLQTLLERAKQAELEAPQKAPKDLTLEDLIVQMRQMRKMGSFGEILGMIPGLSRMLPPGFSVDEKQLRRMEAIVLSMTPEERREPRILNASRRKRIAAGSGTSVQEVNRLIKTFEETKQVLKTLAKQPRGRGLFRR, from the coding sequence ATGTTTGAAACCCTTTCCCAGCGCCTCCGCGCGGCAGTAGACCGGCTGCGCGGGCGGGGGCGCATCAGCGAGGCCGACCTCAAGGCCACCTTGCGGGAGATTCGTGTCTCGCTGCTCGAGGCCGACGTGAACCTCGAGGTGGCCAAGGAGTTCGTACAGCGGGTACAGGAAAAGGCCCTGGGGCGGGCGGTGCTGGAAAGCCTGACCCCAGCCGAGCAGATCCTGGCCGTGGTGTACGAGGAGCTGGTGCAGATGCTGGGGGGAGAGGCCCGGCAACCGGTGCTCAAGACCGAAGGCAACCTCTGGCTCATGGTGGGGCTGCAGGGCTCGGGCAAGACCACCACCAGCGGCAAGCTGGCCCAGTTCTACAAGTCCAAAGGGCGCCGGCCCCTGCTGGTCGCCGCCGACACCCAGCGCCCCGCCGCCCGGGAACAGCTACGCATCCTGGGGGAGCGAATTGGGGTGCCGGTCCTGGAGGTGGCCGATGGCGAGACGCCCGAGACCACCCGGGCCCGGCTGCAGCAACACCTCACCTTCGACTACCGCGACCTGGTCATCGTGGACACCGCTGGGCGGCTCCAGATTGACGAGGCCCTGATGGCCGAGCTGGCCCGGCTCAAGGCGGTGCTGGGCCCTTCAGAAACCCTCCTGGTGGTGGATGCCATGACCGGTCAGGAGGCCCTTGCCGTGGCGCGGAGCTTCGATGAGCGGGTGGGGGTCTCGGGCCTGGTGCTCACCAAGCTGGACGGGGATGCCCGGGGCGGGGCTGCCCTCTCGGCCCGCCACGTGACCGGCAAGCCCATCTACTTCGCGGGGGTCTCGGAGAAGCTCGAGGGCCTGGAGCCCTTCTACCCCGACCGCCTGGCCCAGCGCATTTTGGGCATGGGCGACCTTCAGACCCTCTTAGAGCGGGCCAAGCAGGCTGAGCTCGAGGCCCCCCAGAAAGCCCCCAAGGACCTCACCCTGGAAGACCTCATCGTCCAGATGCGCCAGATGCGCAAGATGGGCAGCTTCGGCGAGATTCTGGGCATGATACCCGGTCTCTCGCGCATGCTGCCCCCGGGCTTCTCGGTGGACGAAAAGCAGCTTCGGCGCATGGAGGCCATCGTGCTCTCCATGACCCCTGAGGAGCGGCGCGAGCCCCGGATTCTAAATGCCTCCCGCCGCAAGCGCATCGCCGCCGGTTCAGGCACCAGCGTGCAGGAGGTCAACCGGCTCATCAAAACCTTCGAGGAGACCAAACAGGTGCTCAAGACCCTGGCCAAGCAGCCGCGGGGCCGGGGCCTTTTCAGGCGATAA
- a CDS encoding malate dehydrogenase: MKSPVRVAVTGAAGQIGYSLLFRIAAGEMLGKDQPVILQLLEITPALKALNGVIMELEDCAFPTLAGIVATDDPRVAFADADYALLVGAMPRKQGMERSDLLQANGAIFTAQGQALSEVARRHVKVLVVGNPANTNALITYHNAPNLSPRQIHAMTRLDHNRAIAQLAARLKVPVGEIRRMTVWGNHSLTQYPDLFHCEVGGRNAYELVGDHDWYVNTYIPKVARRGAEIIEARGASSAASAASAAIDHMRNWALGTPEGDWVSMAVPSDGSYGIPEGLVYSYPCVCRDGDFAIVEGLEINEFSRERMDISARELAEERDAVLKLGLIR, translated from the coding sequence ATGAAATCCCCTGTACGCGTAGCGGTAACCGGTGCGGCCGGCCAAATCGGCTATAGCCTTCTCTTCCGCATTGCTGCGGGCGAGATGCTGGGCAAGGACCAGCCGGTCATCCTTCAGCTTCTGGAAATCACCCCAGCGCTCAAGGCCCTAAACGGGGTGATTATGGAGTTGGAGGACTGTGCCTTCCCCACCCTGGCCGGCATCGTGGCCACCGACGACCCCAGGGTGGCCTTTGCCGATGCCGACTATGCTTTGCTGGTGGGGGCCATGCCGCGCAAGCAGGGTATGGAGCGCTCCGACCTCCTGCAGGCCAACGGGGCGATTTTCACCGCCCAGGGGCAGGCGCTTTCCGAGGTGGCCCGGCGGCACGTGAAGGTGTTGGTGGTGGGCAACCCGGCCAACACCAACGCCCTCATCACCTACCACAACGCCCCCAACCTTTCACCCCGCCAGATTCACGCCATGACCCGGCTCGACCACAACCGGGCCATCGCCCAGCTCGCGGCCCGGCTGAAGGTGCCGGTCGGCGAGATTCGCCGGATGACCGTCTGGGGCAACCACTCCCTCACCCAGTACCCCGACCTCTTCCACTGCGAGGTGGGGGGGCGGAACGCCTATGAGCTAGTGGGCGACCACGACTGGTATGTGAACACCTATATCCCCAAGGTGGCCCGGCGGGGGGCAGAGATCATCGAGGCCCGGGGGGCTTCCTCGGCGGCCAGCGCGGCCAGCGCGGCCATTGACCACATGCGCAACTGGGCTTTGGGCACCCCCGAGGGCGACTGGGTGAGCATGGCGGTGCCTTCGGACGGCTCCTATGGCATTCCCGAAGGGCTGGTCTACAGCTACCCCTGCGTGTGCAGGGACGGCGATTTCGCCATTGTGGAGGGGTTGGAGATCAACGAATTCAGCCGCGAGCGGATGGACATAAGCGCCAGGGAGCTGGCCGAGGAGCGCGACGCGGTGCTCAAGCTGGGCCTTATCCGCTAG
- the ispG gene encoding flavodoxin-dependent (E)-4-hydroxy-3-methylbut-2-enyl-diphosphate synthase — protein sequence MVKRRQTPTVWVGPVPVGGEHPVVVQSMTNTDTADVEATVGQVWALVRAGSEVVRMTVNHDEAAQAVPEIKQRLLDLGVRVPLVGDFHFNGHILLRKYPAMAQALDKYRINPGTVGRGKQQDPNFRTMCEVALEYGKPVRIGVNWGSLDAALLDEMMEANAKLPEPEDAHRVTLKTIVESAVRSYEWALRYGLGEDKIILSAKVSRAPDLWWVYRELARRTPAPLHLGLTEAGMGTSGIVNSAAGLVPLLAEGIGDTIRVSITPAPGEPRTKEVEVALEILQAVGLRQFAPSVASCPGCGRTTSTFFQELALQVASHLQAQMAQWRNLYPGVENLKVAVMGCVVNGPGESKHADIGISLPGTGEAPRAPVYIDGKLATTLKGERIAEEFIALVEDYVQKRFSPR from the coding sequence ATGGTGAAGCGGCGCCAAACCCCCACGGTCTGGGTGGGCCCGGTGCCCGTGGGGGGCGAGCACCCGGTGGTGGTGCAGTCCATGACCAACACCGACACTGCCGATGTGGAGGCCACCGTGGGCCAGGTCTGGGCCCTGGTGCGGGCAGGCTCCGAGGTGGTGCGGATGACCGTCAACCACGACGAGGCCGCCCAAGCGGTGCCCGAGATTAAGCAGAGGTTGCTGGACCTGGGGGTAAGGGTGCCCCTGGTGGGGGACTTCCACTTCAATGGGCATATCCTGTTGCGGAAGTACCCGGCCATGGCCCAGGCCCTGGACAAGTACCGCATCAACCCCGGCACGGTGGGGCGGGGCAAGCAGCAGGACCCCAACTTCCGCACCATGTGCGAGGTGGCTTTGGAATACGGCAAGCCGGTGCGCATCGGGGTGAACTGGGGCTCCCTCGACGCGGCCCTCCTGGATGAGATGATGGAGGCCAACGCTAAGCTGCCCGAGCCTGAGGACGCCCACCGGGTCACCCTCAAGACCATCGTGGAGTCGGCGGTGCGAAGCTATGAGTGGGCCCTCAGGTACGGCCTGGGCGAGGACAAAATCATCCTCTCGGCCAAGGTCTCCCGGGCCCCCGACCTGTGGTGGGTTTACCGCGAGCTGGCCCGGCGTACCCCGGCCCCCCTACACCTGGGCCTAACCGAGGCCGGGATGGGGACGAGCGGCATCGTCAACAGCGCGGCAGGTCTGGTTCCCCTGCTGGCCGAGGGAATCGGGGATACCATCCGGGTCTCCATCACCCCTGCCCCGGGCGAGCCCCGCACCAAAGAGGTGGAGGTGGCCCTGGAGATCCTGCAGGCCGTGGGGCTGAGGCAGTTTGCCCCCAGCGTCGCCAGCTGCCCCGGCTGCGGCCGCACCACCAGCACCTTCTTTCAGGAACTGGCGCTGCAGGTCGCAAGCCACCTTCAGGCCCAGATGGCCCAGTGGCGCAACCTATACCCCGGGGTGGAAAACCTCAAGGTAGCGGTAATGGGCTGCGTGGTGAACGGCCCCGGGGAGTCCAAGCACGCCGACATCGGCATCTCGCTGCCCGGCACCGGCGAGGCCCCCCGCGCCCCGGTCTACATCGACGGCAAGCTGGCCACCACCCTGAAGGGGGAGCGCATCGCCGAGGAGTTCATCGCCCTGGTAGAGGACTACGTACAAAAGCGCTTCAGCCCACGCTAG
- the aceA gene encoding isocitrate lyase, with protein MSTLTPEMKLEAEKLRREWETSPRWRGIKRDYTPEDVVRLRPSLLPEQTLAKAGAERLWELLHTRPYVNTFGAYTGAQAVQMVKAGLEAIYLSGWQVAADANLAAQTYPDQSLYPANSVPAVVKRINNALMRADQIERAEGKSGRYWYAPIVADAEAGFGGPLNAFELMRAMIEAGAAAVHWEDQLSSEKKCGHLGGKVLIPISQHIRTLNAARLAADVMGVPTLIIARTDAEAATLITSDIDERDRPFVKTGERTLEGFYRFKNGLEACITRALAYAPYADLLWMETSTPDLEVARKFAEAVHKEFPGKMLAYNCSPSFNWKKNLDDETIAKFQRELGAMGYKFQFITLAGWHNLNYRTFELAKAYKERGMSAFVELQQLEFAAEKDGFTAVKHQREVGAGYFDEVLMAITAGQASTAALVGSTEEAQFH; from the coding sequence ATGTCTACCCTGACCCCTGAGATGAAGCTGGAGGCCGAGAAGCTGCGCCGCGAGTGGGAGACCAGCCCCCGCTGGAGGGGCATCAAGCGCGACTACACCCCAGAGGATGTGGTGCGCCTGCGACCGAGCCTGCTGCCCGAGCAAACGCTGGCCAAAGCCGGGGCAGAGCGGCTTTGGGAGCTTTTGCACACCCGGCCCTACGTCAACACCTTTGGGGCCTACACCGGGGCCCAGGCGGTGCAGATGGTGAAGGCGGGCCTGGAGGCCATCTATCTCTCGGGCTGGCAGGTGGCCGCCGATGCCAACCTGGCGGCCCAGACCTACCCCGACCAGTCGCTCTACCCGGCCAACTCGGTGCCGGCGGTGGTCAAGCGCATCAACAACGCCCTGATGCGGGCCGACCAGATTGAACGGGCCGAGGGCAAGAGCGGCCGCTACTGGTACGCCCCCATCGTGGCCGACGCCGAGGCCGGGTTTGGCGGGCCCCTAAACGCCTTCGAGCTGATGCGGGCCATGATTGAGGCCGGCGCTGCCGCGGTGCACTGGGAAGACCAGCTCAGTAGCGAGAAGAAGTGCGGCCACCTGGGGGGCAAGGTGCTGATTCCCATCTCGCAGCACATTCGCACCCTGAACGCGGCCCGGCTGGCCGCCGATGTGATGGGGGTGCCTACCCTGATCATCGCCCGCACCGACGCCGAGGCCGCCACCCTCATCACCAGCGATATAGACGAGCGCGACCGGCCCTTTGTGAAGACCGGCGAGCGCACCCTGGAGGGATTCTACCGCTTCAAGAACGGCCTCGAGGCCTGCATCACCCGGGCCCTGGCCTACGCGCCCTACGCCGACCTCCTTTGGATGGAGACCAGCACCCCCGATCTGGAGGTGGCCCGCAAGTTCGCCGAGGCGGTGCACAAGGAGTTCCCGGGGAAGATGCTGGCCTACAACTGCTCGCCCAGCTTCAATTGGAAAAAGAACCTCGATGATGAGACGATCGCCAAGTTCCAGCGGGAGCTGGGGGCCATGGGCTACAAGTTCCAGTTCATCACCCTGGCAGGCTGGCACAACCTGAACTACCGCACCTTCGAGCTGGCCAAGGCCTACAAGGAGCGCGGTATGAGCGCCTTTGTGGAGCTGCAGCAGCTCGAGTTCGCTGCCGAAAAGGACGGCTTCACCGCGGTCAAGCACCAGCGCGAGGTGGGGGCGGGCTACTTCGACGAGGTGCTGATGGCCATCACCGCCGGACAGGCCTCCACCGCGGCCTTGGTGGGCTCGACCGAGGAGGCCCAGTTCCACTGA
- a CDS encoding DUF58 domain-containing protein: MTRYRIRTRPTQPLPGERRLARPGRGLEFYELRGYAPGDEPRFIDWRAFARTGRLYTRLFQAEAPARFTFFLDGSPSMALGGKQAFAERVFRLLAGLARPEGAFLWGGGRYLGAVRAVEAGPSALLAAPRPRGVTVLITDGLDALDWSRLLQRLRRVVLVQVLAPEELSPGFTEALLQDVETGGRLEVGPAEVAGYRVALEAHLLRLRTVARRLGSYALLRVGEPILPALLRQGVLEER; encoded by the coding sequence GTGACCCGCTACCGCATCCGCACCCGGCCCACCCAGCCCCTGCCCGGGGAGCGCAGGCTGGCCCGGCCAGGGCGGGGGCTGGAGTTCTACGAGCTCAGGGGCTACGCCCCGGGGGACGAGCCCCGCTTCATCGACTGGCGGGCCTTTGCTCGCACCGGCCGGCTCTACACCCGGCTTTTCCAGGCCGAGGCCCCGGCCCGCTTCACCTTTTTCCTGGACGGCTCCCCCAGCATGGCCCTGGGGGGGAAGCAGGCCTTTGCCGAGCGGGTTTTCCGCCTTCTAGCCGGCCTGGCCCGGCCCGAGGGGGCTTTTCTTTGGGGGGGCGGGCGCTACCTCGGGGCGGTCAGGGCGGTGGAGGCCGGCCCCTCGGCCCTCCTGGCCGCGCCCCGCCCGCGGGGGGTGACGGTGCTCATCACCGACGGGCTGGATGCTCTGGACTGGTCGCGCCTTTTGCAGCGGCTGAGGCGGGTGGTGCTGGTGCAGGTGCTGGCCCCTGAGGAGCTTTCACCCGGCTTCACCGAGGCCTTGCTCCAAGACGTGGAGACGGGCGGGCGGCTCGAGGTGGGCCCGGCGGAGGTGGCCGGCTACCGTGTGGCCTTGGAGGCGCATCTGCTGCGCTTGCGCACGGTGGCCCGCCGGCTGGGCAGCTACGCTTTGCTGCGGGTGGGGGAGCCCATTTTGCCAGCGCTCTTGCGCCAGGGGGTGCTGGAGGAGCGCTAG